One window of the Actinomyces wuliandei genome contains the following:
- a CDS encoding aspartate carbamoyltransferase catalytic subunit → MKHLLSAKDLSHDEAVSFLDTAETMAATQRHAVKKLPTLRGKTVVNLFFEDSTRTRLSFEAAAKRLSADVINFSAKGSSLSKGESLKDTAQTIMAMGADAVVVRHSASGAAHLLAHAGWISVPVLNAGDGTHQHPTQALLDAMTLRRWYAPGPRGGRGEGVDGSPAPQGRDLDGARVIIVGDVLHSRVARSNVDLLSTLGAQVTLVAPSTLLPVGMEDWPCQVSYDLDEAIARIRPDAVMMLRVQRERMSAAGGGFFPSPAEYSSAFGLDQARRAAMPDHAIVMHPGPMNRGLEITAGAADDPRSRIIEQVGNGVSVRMAALYLLLADEGNQL, encoded by the coding sequence ATGAAGCACCTGCTCAGCGCCAAGGACCTCAGCCACGACGAGGCCGTGTCCTTCCTCGACACGGCCGAGACCATGGCAGCCACCCAGCGCCATGCCGTCAAGAAGCTTCCGACCCTGCGGGGCAAGACGGTGGTCAACCTCTTCTTCGAGGACTCCACCCGTACCCGGCTCTCCTTCGAGGCCGCTGCCAAGCGCCTGAGTGCCGACGTCATCAACTTCTCCGCCAAGGGCTCCAGCCTCTCCAAGGGGGAGTCCCTCAAGGACACCGCCCAGACGATCATGGCCATGGGCGCCGACGCGGTCGTCGTGCGCCACTCGGCCAGCGGTGCGGCGCACCTGCTGGCGCACGCGGGGTGGATCAGTGTCCCTGTGCTCAACGCCGGGGACGGCACCCACCAGCACCCTACCCAGGCGCTCCTGGACGCCATGACCCTGCGACGCTGGTACGCCCCCGGCCCCCGGGGAGGTCGGGGCGAGGGCGTGGACGGGTCCCCGGCGCCCCAGGGCCGTGACCTGGACGGGGCACGGGTCATTATCGTCGGGGACGTCCTCCACTCCCGGGTAGCCCGCTCTAACGTGGACCTGCTGAGCACGCTGGGAGCCCAGGTGACGCTCGTGGCTCCTTCCACGCTGCTGCCGGTCGGTATGGAGGACTGGCCCTGCCAGGTCTCCTACGACCTGGACGAGGCTATCGCCCGTATCCGTCCTGACGCCGTCATGATGCTGCGGGTGCAGCGTGAGCGCATGAGCGCTGCGGGCGGCGGGTTCTTCCCCAGCCCAGCCGAGTACTCTAGCGCCTTCGGCCTGGACCAGGCCCGGCGTGCTGCCATGCCCGACCACGCCATCGTTATGCACCCCGGCCCCATGAACCGCGGTCTGGAGATCACCGCAGGGGCCGCCGACGACCCGCGCTCACGCATCATCGAGCAGGTCGGCAACGGCGTGTCCGTGCGCATGGCCGCCCTCTACCTCCTCCTCGCCGACGAAGGGAACCAGCTGTGA
- the pyrR gene encoding bifunctional pyr operon transcriptional regulator/uracil phosphoribosyltransferase PyrR: protein MAERMSGAAGAPSQGKEILGPPEVARSLFRIAHEVLERNSGTDDIVVLGIPSGGVPLAQRLVAALAAASRGEDQVDVSTEVPVGTLDITMYRDDLGRHPIRVPQPTSVPEGGIDGRTVVLVDDVLYSGRTIRAALDALGALGRPRAVQLAVLVDRGHRELPIRADYVGKNLPTSRSETVVVSLTELGAASDSVAIVRTPSSPGSLGPASVQAQEDNR from the coding sequence GTGGCCGAGCGTATGTCAGGCGCCGCAGGCGCACCGTCGCAAGGCAAGGAGATCCTTGGCCCGCCCGAGGTAGCCCGGTCCTTGTTCCGGATCGCCCACGAGGTGCTGGAGCGCAACAGCGGAACAGATGACATTGTCGTCCTCGGGATCCCCAGCGGCGGGGTGCCGCTGGCACAGAGGCTGGTGGCTGCGCTGGCAGCAGCCAGCCGGGGGGAGGACCAGGTAGACGTGTCCACGGAGGTCCCCGTGGGAACCCTGGACATCACTATGTACCGTGACGACTTGGGCCGCCACCCTATTCGGGTGCCTCAGCCCACCTCCGTGCCGGAGGGCGGTATCGACGGCAGGACTGTCGTCCTGGTTGACGACGTCCTCTACTCGGGCCGCACCATCCGGGCCGCCCTGGACGCGCTTGGTGCCCTGGGCCGCCCACGGGCCGTCCAGCTGGCCGTCCTGGTGGACCGGGGCCACCGCGAGCTGCCCATCAGGGCGGACTACGTGGGAAAGAACCTGCCTACCTCGCGCAGCGAGACGGTGGTGGTCAGCCTCACCGAGCTGGGCGCCGCCTCCGACTCCGTCGCTATTGTCCGTACGCCCTCATCGCCCGGCTCCCTGGGCCCGGCCAGCGTGCAGGCCCAGGAGGACAACCGATGA
- a CDS encoding dihydroorotase, whose product MTSHLLSRVRPYGEDPTDILLADGTIAAVGPEASARASEDTVRHDLEGLVALPGLVDIHTHLREPGGESAETVFTGTRAAAVGGYTAVFAMANTTPVQDSAGVVEQVLRLGREAGWVDVHPVGAVSAGLKGDRLSDMGAMARSAARVRVFSDDGRCVSDPVLMRRALEYVKSFDGVIAQHAQDPRLTEGAQMHEGAVSAELGLRGWPAVAEESVIARDVLLAEHVGSRLHVCHLSTAGSVDIIRWAKARGISVTAEVTPHHLLLTDEMARTYSPLYKVNPPLRTQADVEAVRQALADGTIDVVGTDHAPHPLEDKDCEWAAGAFGMTGLETALSVVIKTMVSTGRMGWRDLARVMSTAPARIGRLADQGQDLRPGAAANVTVVDPDVRRTVDGTAQWTNSDNTPYAGTELPGQVRATFLHGRPTVLDGVPVAAADGSGQ is encoded by the coding sequence GTGACCTCCCACCTCCTGAGCAGAGTCCGCCCCTACGGCGAGGACCCGACTGACATCCTCCTGGCCGACGGCACGATCGCGGCGGTCGGCCCTGAGGCCTCGGCCCGGGCGTCTGAGGACACCGTGCGCCACGACCTGGAGGGGCTGGTCGCCCTGCCTGGCCTGGTCGACATCCACACCCACCTGCGTGAGCCCGGGGGCGAGTCGGCGGAGACGGTCTTCACCGGCACCCGTGCGGCCGCCGTCGGCGGCTACACCGCCGTGTTCGCCATGGCCAACACCACTCCCGTCCAGGACAGCGCCGGGGTTGTCGAGCAGGTCCTGCGCCTCGGCAGGGAGGCAGGGTGGGTGGATGTCCACCCGGTGGGCGCCGTGTCTGCCGGCCTCAAGGGCGACCGCCTGTCCGACATGGGGGCGATGGCCCGCTCAGCCGCCCGTGTCCGTGTCTTCTCCGACGACGGCAGGTGCGTGTCCGACCCTGTCCTCATGCGTCGCGCCCTGGAGTACGTCAAGTCCTTCGACGGCGTCATCGCCCAGCACGCCCAGGACCCTCGCCTGACCGAGGGCGCCCAGATGCACGAGGGCGCCGTGTCCGCCGAGCTGGGCCTACGAGGCTGGCCTGCGGTAGCAGAGGAGTCCGTCATCGCCCGTGACGTCCTCCTGGCCGAGCACGTGGGTAGCCGCCTGCACGTGTGCCACCTGTCCACAGCGGGCAGTGTCGACATCATCCGCTGGGCCAAGGCCCGTGGCATCAGCGTCACTGCGGAGGTCACCCCGCACCACCTCCTCCTGACCGACGAGATGGCGCGCACCTACTCGCCGCTGTACAAGGTCAACCCACCGCTGCGTACCCAGGCCGATGTCGAGGCCGTGCGCCAGGCCTTGGCCGACGGGACCATTGACGTGGTCGGCACCGACCACGCCCCCCACCCCCTGGAGGACAAGGACTGCGAGTGGGCGGCGGGAGCCTTTGGCATGACGGGCCTGGAGACAGCGCTCAGCGTGGTCATCAAGACCATGGTCTCCACCGGTCGTATGGGGTGGCGGGACCTCGCCCGCGTCATGTCCACCGCTCCGGCCCGCATCGGTCGCCTGGCTGACCAGGGCCAGGACCTGAGACCTGGTGCCGCCGCCAATGTCACGGTCGTGGACCCGGACGTGCGCCGCACCGTGGACGGCACGGCGCAGTGGACCAACTCGGACAACACCCCCTACGCGGGGACGGAGCTGCCTGGCCAGGTGCGGGCGACCTTCCTGCACGGGCGGCCTACCGTCCTGGACGGCGTACCGGTGGCGGCTGCGGACGGCTCTGGGCAGTGA